taaaagaagcaccttgatccgtagttaatgtttgcggaataccgaatctatgaataatatgcttcaaaataaagtcaattacctccgtatgagtcatattcttcaaaggcACGGCTTCAGCCCagttggtgaagtaatccgtagcaactagcacgaacctatgcccctttgatgacgaaggataaatttgaccaatgaaatccaaagcccatcctcggaacggccatggtttgattataggGTTCAACACGGCGGTGGGTGCCAATTGAACATTATcgaaccgttgacaagcctcgcatcctctataatatttgaagcaatcatcaatcatcttcggccaatagaaccccgctctcctaagcaaccaattcatcttgtgggccgattgatgagttccacaaattccttcatgtacctctcccatagccactttagattgatcttcatctaagcacttcaacaagacaccatctatGTTTCGGCGATACAAATATCCATCAAGCAATGTATATTTGAATGCTTGCCGCCGAACTTTCCGATCAACTTTAAGTgtgggatctttcaaatattgaatcaaaggaattctccaatcctCTTCTGTATCCTGgacacaaatgtccgaattcacaattaattcggcctctaAATTGATTGAAATGTGCCCCCCAGCGTTCTGCCCAGAACTGGTTAGACCGACCAtgcagggccggtcagaccgctcgggGTCGTCGGTGAGACCGGCGGCATGCGGACGGTCAGACCACCCctggtcaccggtcagaccggccgtgcaacgccggtcagaccacccctGGTCTCCaattttgccaatttcgcacaaagatttaaaatcaagcaccggctcttctaatatcagaaataatcccctcttcacattatagccagatgcttgttgtgccaagtcatttgctctagaattatcacgCCTAACAATATgcctaatagcaaaattatcaaaattggcaataatatccaaacatgaatcgaggtacctatttagtgatccgtccaagcatttgtatactccggcgacttgttgcaccaccaattccgaatcaccaaaagcctccacgtacttagctccaaccatctccataacttgtaagctgaacaataaagcattgtattcggcttgattatttgtacaataatactccAAACAAACCGATActtcataacacatgccattaggtgaaaacaaaactacccctataccttgaccttctttgcaagaagaaccatcaaaataaatcttccaaggtataacttcaactaagcaaacctCTCCCTCATAAGCAACATCTATATgatggtctactataaaatcacatacagtttggcctttcatagatttcaatggttcataagccaaatcatattctatcaaagcatatgcccacttgccaattctcccacttagaattggcatttgcaacatgtgtttaataacatcggtttgacaagtaactatgcatgtactagataacaaataatgcctcaatttggtacaagcatagtataagcataaacaaagtctctctataaagacatacctcgtttcggcatccaaaagacggtggctcaaatatgtaatgatatattccttgccatcttcctcttgcgtcaaaacggcaccaatgactttgtcctcgaaggcaatatataaccgaaaaggctttccggctttaggcgctcgcacaacgggcggagtagacaaatatctcttcaactcttcaaacgcctcttgttgttttgccccccaagtaaaatcggcttcctttttcaagcgaagtataggaacaaaagcatcgattttacccgctaggttagaaataaacctcctcaaataattacccttacctagcaacttttgaacctctttcttgcatgtcggcgctttgaaatcacgaattttttctatcttcttaggatcaatctcaactcctctctcatgcaccatgaatcctaagaatttggataatatttattcaaatacaactaaattttgttcaaaatttcagaaatttcaaaCCGAAATTccgaaatttttaaaattttgggatTTCGGTGGCCCTAGTAGAAAACACTAAACCAATATAGTGAACCCTGTACCCTATATGTATCGCTCTTGGTACTGTATCACATACAACAACAGCCATGTCGATCCACTGGATAGAAAACCCGTAAGAAGAGCCTATACTAGGATCGGTTCCCCcagctagggatgaaaacggagtggatagtttccgtccgctccggataaaaacgaatacggatatctttcggatcggataattctcggatagtttggatacggatacggatacggatattttctctcggatacgaatacgaatatggtatcagggtttccgtcggatacggataataattcggatatccggtaaatagtgctattcggatatccgcagaagcCACAAGATATATcccatttctttataactctatgaccttcaatatacctttttagattttaatagtagttcatctcttaacactagtccacattattaatattatttaaaattttaaaaatatttataaattatactacattttatataaaatgagctaattatatatgttgatatttgtttctattagaagttgaattggttttcgtgttccgagaaaaatttgtttccgtattcgtgtccgatcatattcgattcttattcgtattcgagatagtCCGTATTTGTTaccgtattcgagctatccgtattcgtttctGTATCtggcaaaaaatatgaaaacgaatatggtatgagcattatccgttcgtatccgctccattttcatccctacccCCAGCACATTATCCCAACACCTTTCCTCTCAACTTATTCAGTTGAAGTCGCTCTTCAGAAATATAGGCACGGCTGTGTGTTTGATCCTTGGGGTTGGGAACTCAACTCCACCGCATGGAaaatggagcggtccattagcacatgattaattaagtattagatttttttaaaaaaatagattaatttgatttttttaaagcaactttcgtatagattctttttgcaaaaagcatatcatttagcagtttgaaaagcgtgcgcgcggaaaacggagGAGTGAGGTTGGGAACCTTGTGGAAGGAACACAGACTGTCTTGATTCTTGAGCTGATACTACCGTTCTCAAATAGAAATATGAAGTACTCTAAAAAGCAAGTTTTATATAAGATAGAGGCCAGTGGTTGCTAACTCTAATTTAATCCATATCATCACAACCCCCTTAATTTAATACTATCATTTTCCTCTAGAGTTTTTGTACAGATTGTCTCTTACATATGGTGGCAAGTTTAATaggctccaattcatctatagccaatctaatagctcattcatataatagttacctataagtATATACTACATCACTAATATAtagtcccacctctcatacacacaaaatgtattggagttcgtgctgcagctggctacaaatctgtagcccgcttttcttttctcttttctcttctctcctccatgtGTGCTTAGAGCTGACTtaggcagtcccaacccatagtgtctataagcagtgtctatggtgccatgtcaataagacatcacaatagaaactacactctactctacaacccatggtttcttaaagtgggccattaataaatacatcatctctcttctctaccaatcatatttattcttcatctataaTGAAGACattattctctcccaatgcaaaacttgatagtgtctaatgcataggttctcgtgttgaagctgtgtcttgcatgagacccagtttcttcctctcttcactctctctctctcaattaatatagtgtcacataagctaaaagtcctacatagcaatgtagttaatgccatagacaccatcctaggtgGAGGATTAGGAATGCCcatatagcctgctattgtactcgctGTAAGGCATCTACTATGGCAGCAAGACAAGATTCTCGTAGGCTCTCATACCCTTCACTCAAAGCCACATCGCCCAATCCATGTACCGATGAGGAGGTGATAAATTCAAAACACACATCCTTCAATATGCTGCAATCATGCTGATCAGTTAGGGCAAACATCTCCTTGACGTTGCCTAAGCTAAGGACCTTGCAGAGTCCGTCTTCGAGCATCATCTTCAACCCCTCGACAGCGTAGCGATCCACGGTAATGAGCAGATGCTTGATCAactccttcctctcttcttcacCGAGATATTTCTCTTCCCTCTCATTGGCCCGTCTTATGGTGCTAGCGACACGATCAATGGTGTTCAAAGTGGAGCTCCACGGGCCAATGAGGCACGAGAGAGAGCATGAGATAACCATCCAGGACACATACACAACATGTTGCATGTCCTAGATGGTTATCTTGTGCCCTCTCTCGCCTCTAATCAGCCTGTTGAGCTCCGCTTTGAACACCGGTGATCGTGCCACCAGCACCATGCTATGCGCGTCGATGGCCTCACCGTCGACCTTGAAGCTCACGTCGGCTCCGTCCAGTCTCCATCTCTAGCAGCTTGCCAATGTCTTCTGACAGTTGCGACCAAGGAGAAGATGGTGATCGGATGATTTCCGCGACCGCTTCGATCCTTACTAATGGTGTGACATCGCACTCGATTACGAGGCGAACGTCTTGTAGATACTCCGATGCGACTTCTAGCTTGCTCCTGTCAGCGAATTTCTTGGTTCCCCAGGTGAAAGATTTGTTATCATCGATAGAGTCATAGATTTTGAGTGGGCAGGTGTACCACAAGCAAGAACAGGCGGTGACATGGTTGAGTAGTCTGAGCTTGTAGGAGGCTCTCGCCTTGGTTCCCTTGGTGATGAGCTCAAGGTAGACGCCGATTTGGTCTTTGGCTCCCGTTTCTCTATCGGCCACCATCTGTATATAAATGAGAATCAGGCATTCCTGGAGATCACTCGATGCCGGTGGTAATCATGCGTAGTCTACACCTTGTCATCTTGCCTAGCAGAGGAAGAACGGAATGGGGGATTTGGGGAAAGGAGGTAGGATGAGAGAGGAAAGAATAGAACATGCAGAGGTTGAAAGtgatgtactctctccgttccaaggAAAACCAACCTAGCTGCGGATCAGTTTGTTCATATCCGTTGTTCTAGGTAGTGTCACACTGTCATATTCCTATgtaggttggatttttttttttttgacatatggAGTATTCAGTTTTCATTAAAGTACGTATTCCGTAAGGCATAGAAAAATAATGGCCAAAAGACCAACATTATAACATATTGTATCCACTTATCACTACCTTTATTAATCTGTACAATTGTCCAGTTGTCCTAGTAATTAAGGTTTGCAAAATTTGCTTGACTTCTCTAAAACCTCGACCAAGAGCAAAGGGCAAGAAGTACGGAGCTGCACGTACCCCTGGCTCGCCTTCACCTCCTCCATCTTCCCCGACGTCGCCATGAACTCGATGCAAGCATCCTTGAGCGTCTCGCAGTGCTGCCGGTCGGCCAGCACCAGCATGTCGGCGACGTTGCCGGCGTCGAGCCTCCCGCGCAGCGCGCGCTCGCAGATCAGCTTCAGCCTCTCCACGCCGTaccggtcggcggcgaccaggAGGTCGCTCCACGTTGCCTCCATGTCgtcgtcatcggcggcggcggggagggcgtcGGTGTAGATGTAGCGGAGCAGCGCGTCGAACACGTCGGGGCGCATGTCGTCGATGGCGatcggcccgccgccgcggccgctctCCCTCATCTCGCCGTACACCGCCGCCCTGAACACCGGCGAGCGCATGGCGAGGATGACCCGGTGCGCGGCGAagagctcgccgtcgacggAGAACGTCACGTCCGCGCCCTCCTTGGTGTCGTAGAAGTTGCCGAGCTGGGCCAGCATGTCCGAGGGCGgcagcacgtcgtcgtcgccgacgccggcgtccgGAGGCAGCGGCTCGTCCGGGACGACGGTGACGTCGACCCGGAACACGACGGCGTGGTCGCGGACGAACAGTGTCGCCTCCTCGGCGAGCATGGCCTTGGGCCAGACCATGATGACCATGGGGTGGTGGGGGTGGTCGAAGAGGAAGGGCGGCATCCGCACGATGACGTTGTGggaggcggcgtcgacgggGCCGAACTCGAAGGACGCCCTGGCCTTGGCGCCGGCGGTGAGGAGCTCGACGCCGAAGCCGAAGAAGCCGGCGAAGGTGGTGGGGTGGAACCAGAGGCACCACTGgtagccgccggcggcgaagggcaGGGAACGGATCGGGGGCCTCGCGCGCGGGGCGAAGCCGAAGGGGTCGCCGTAGCCGAAGGCGGCGTAGAGGCTGTCGTCGGAGACCACGATAGTCCCCGTCCCCGTGAAATAGTCCATGGCTCGctcagtcgtcgtcgtcgtcgtcgtcagcggcggcggtggcggtggcggcggtggcggtggcggcggcgagcagatcCGATCGCCGTAATAGTAGTCGCGCGCCGCCGTAAGCGTCGAGATTTCGGgagtcaaatatatatataagagctCGTGTAATCCGTGTTTGTTACGAGAGCAGCAAcgtgagactgacatgtgggaccggATGTGAGACTGACagatggatttttcttttttttccggtATAGTACTATTCGATGGCTAACTTTCACAATTATAGAAAAGTCAATATACAATGCATGTTCATGTGCATGTGCACTACACACCTGTAgttatatttcatatttgtaaATGGTGTAAATTTTAGTAAAGCACAATATTAAAGGACCAAACTATGGAGAGCGCTACGCGTCGAATGTACGACACGAGGTAAAAAAATCAGACGTATATATGAACCGTCTGATCTGCGCGCACGCCGTTAGCCGTCGATTAAAAGTGTGCACAGGACACCCTGCCTTGCGGTTGCAACGTCCCAAACAAAATAAACCCATTGACCGCTAGCTCGAAGTGATCTTCTCGGCGGCGCGATTGGCGCTGCGCGGCACGACTCTGCCACCAGCGGTTCTCTCTGTCGCCGGCAGAAGCACCTATAAATCAGGTGCtcgatttttctcctaaaaatgtttcattaaaaaaatagtgaaacaCAATCAAATCACGCAATAAAACATTTTGCTACACGGTACAAAACAATGAAACATTAAACACATCCAAGTACgacgaaaaaaaagaatgaaacaCTACTGACAACCTCACTGGAACATTTTAAATCTAATTATATTATGGTACATGGGGTGAaacatcaaaaaataaaaaattgggCGCTACGAAAATGTTTCAccactagaaaaaaatgtttcacattGTTAAAATGCTGAAACATATTCAAGTTATGACCGAAACATTTCATTCACACATGTGAAACATCAAATTTCCATTGGTGAAACATCAACAAATCCGTTTGCATCAAGGAGCAAAGTTATGGAACACCATCTAAAATCCAATTGCAACATTCGATCCAACCCAAAGAAACATCAAACTAAACTATCtgaaacattgaaaaaaatcTCAACACACCCGTTCTTGTACTTCTCCCCTACATGCTCCCGGTGGTGAGGCGTCGATGTCCATGACGGTGCCGGCCTCCACGGCGACACATTGAACGCGAGAGAAGAAGTGGTGTCATCGCCTGGTTGGTCAGCTTGACGCGAAGGGTCGCTGCATGCATCACCTAGGAGCTTGCTGCTGCCTAGGCGACATCGGCGACCACGCTGCCATCGCACGCTGGCCAGATCTCCCACTCCAGTGTCAACCACGCTACCGTCGCATGCCGACCAGACCTCCCTCTCCCCTTGGAGCTTGCATCACCTAGGAGCTTGGACTTGCAATCAGCTCTGGTTTcttggagaagagagagataagaaggggaggagggaggaaaggGTGAGGGAAATGAGTGGACGAGAATGAGCGATGAAGAGATAAGGTTCGCTGCCTGCTAGTCACGTGTCGCGAGCGCAGCTCAGATCAGTTCCTAGCGGATCGAACGGCTCGCGCGCCCGTCCGACGTTTGCGCCTCACATCGGACGGCCGATTGTAAGCATTTTTGCTTtcagacattttttttaattataaattaaagagtaaatttcacaaaactaaaactacatgtactacatatttaagaaagtGTATAACAAAGCTAAAGATTTGAAATTGTATTTTTCACAAAACTTACATATTTAAGGTTTCATATaagaaaactacaaatttaacatcagtttaatcacaaaactaaaCTTTTATAATCTCAATAGTGCAATggatataaactctaaaatttgtAGTTCTATGATAAATTTCACGCCAAATTTGTAGTTTTAGATACACATTCTTAAATATCCAGTTTTGTGATACTTTGGTCAAAGTATTTGTAGTTTCGTAAAATTTATTCTAAattaaatttacaatagaaatcATAAAACCTACAttgtaatttttaaaatatataatatattatattacatCTATGTTTAAATAGACGAAGGGACCTTTTGGTATACCTCCTACTCCAAGGGCTGAGCGGAGGGAATGTCGCTCCATTCTCATTGTCCATTTTTTGTTGAGTCAATACATTAACCCTGGTTCATATTATATATAATCTCAGAAGTGTTTGGTACAACTTTAGCTATAGGAGACAAGGATCTCTGAATAGAAGATGTACCAAATAGGCCCAAAGCAGTTGACTGTTGAACATATGTTTTTGTCGAAGTAATGTAACCAACAACGGTATTTCAAGGACGTAAGGTGTGTTGATACCAAGGTATACGCGAGATTGGAAGAGGACGGGAAACATGAACTTTTATAGTGGATCAGGTCCTCGAGATAGGTAATAGCTCTAATTCAGTTTAGGGCCTATTTGTTTTGAGAATTTCAACATGGGAATAGAAAAAATGGAGGTTTGAGTGGATGTAAAATTTCTTATGTTTTCTCTCTATAACTTGTAGgaaagaaaattttcctttggtttACTTATTTCATTGATTTGCACCGTTACCACTTACCCGTGATTTACATTGTTTCTTGCGCAGCCTGGCGCTAGAATAAGCGCCCCCTACCCTCCCTCTCCAATTTTCTTACTCCTCCACATGTGTATTTGGATGATGTGTTACTTTTTATAGCCTGCTGACTATGctctattgtacttgctcttacgCATGAAACTAACGAACGATTCGGAACTCAGAAGCGTAGAATGAGAATGCTTTGACCAATGAGGAGCACAAGTAAATCCCAATCAACCTTGAATCTTGATGGAATTGAACAATGTGATGAGTTCGGCCCGTTTTCATAATTGAACCGCGGGGTTCTCTTGGCCAAGTTGTTATTGCTTCAAGTGACGAAGtatgcaaaagaaaaaggaatagaTAGGAGAAGCAGATGATCTCGAGAAGAAGCATATTTCCTTTAGTCTCATCCGTTTGATACGTTGTAGGCGTTATAGATTGATCGGCTGCCTAAATTGCAgcgggaaactattttaacagctcgagtgaacgtccacccgtttattacatatcatctaaatggttatgaaaaaaattaaaaaaatatgaacaagatagatcaatatgtaaatGGGCAAATGGGCATGCACTGCACCTGATCCCAATGATTCCTAATGCACCAAGTCAAATGGGCCACCAAGCACAACGTCGCCCGGACACGACTAGCTAGAGCACGATCCAAGGCAAATGTCAGGCTGACACGGCCCGTCATACTCTTTGTGCCGTGCTGGGCCAACCCACAGGTTGTACTTGCGACCCAGGCACGGCCTTATAAGATGCGGGCCATGCAGTTCGGCCTGAAAGCACGACCAGCCCATCGTGCTCATCTtagaataaatctattttacctccctcatctctttagACCGTGACTTATATGGCTAGAAATAAGCCCATTTTACATCCTTCATTTCTTTGGACCGTGCCTTGGAATAAGCCTATTATGCCTCCCTGTTGTTGGGCCCGTCGTGTCGAGGAAGAGGCCCGGGCACAGCCCGTTGGTCAGGTCGGGCCGgcacaagcccaacaacaatcAGGCTATGTCGTGCCTAGACCAGGCCAAATCTCCATGCCATGGGTCGGGCCGTAGGCCTTTTGGCTAACAATGACGTGCCGATCGACTCCCCTGTCACACCGACACCGGGGGCCCACATACGCACGCACCTATCACGTGAGCTAACCCCATTATCCTCTCATCTCCACGGCATCTGACATCTCTcgtctccccccccccccgtccCTATCCTCTTCGCCTtttcatcgccgtcgtcgtcgtcgttcgtccCAATCTCCGCATCCCTCCATTCCCCCCTGCTCGATGGCTTGCCTCCTCacgcaaaccctaaccctaaccctagcccgCCTGGCGGCGacgcccctcctctctctcaacgGCCTCGCCACCAAGGTTGAGGTCATCGAGATCGACCTCGCCGAGGACGATGCCGCCGCGGACGCCTCCACCTCGggccccgcctcctcccccgcatCGGTGGAGATGGTCGGGGTCAGGCGCCTGGAGGAGGCAATTCATGGCGTCATGGTGCGCCGTGTGGTGCCCGACTAGCTCCCCTTCGTCCCCGGGGGGTCGTTCTGGGTTCCCCCCATGCGGCGGCCCCACGGGGTCGCAAACCTCGTCGGCcggatcgcggcggcggccgggggcaACGCGGAGGTGGTGGCCGGAGGGCATCGCATACGAGCCAGAGGTATACCCGCCCatgatggaggaggaggcgctctCCTTCTCCACCGCTCGGGGCGTCAGCGTTCTACTTCGTGTTTGTGTAATTTTTTCAAAACCGTGACCAATTAGCAAAAACATCGCCTTTCCATTTGAAGCTTAGAGCCTGTACTATATGCATCTAAGCACAAGCCTCATGATTTAGTTCTATCTTAAGGCTTGTGCTTAGATGCACATAGTACTGACTCTAAGCTTTAAATGGAAAGGCGATGTTTTTGCTAATTGGTCACGGTTTTGAAAAAACACAAACATCTAACCACGGGCTTGAACCTAGGCTTTGTATGGCCAAGCCAAGTCATGGTAAAGCTACCGCTTATCTCATTTCTTGACGGTGAAGCTATGGAACCACCTGTGCCAGTGCGCGGCATGTCGCTCCGCCACTGGCGGCATCAAACCTTGCCACCACCTAGTTGTATGTAATCGAGCTGTAATATCGATCTGTAACCTTGCCACCACACTCTTCTTTCGAAGAGTTATATTGAATTTTAAGATTTAGTGGGTTGTAACTTGATAGTAAGATAGAATTTCTCAGCTTCGATGGTACATGACAGGGAGCTTCCTGAGATCCTTCCCTTTATTTCGTATATATGGTTGTAATTTTCTGCTGAGTTCGTTGCAGCAAGCTAGCCTTTTCCAAGGTTGTTTAACTGGGAGACTTTGTGGCATTACGCGAGTGATGTCCCTTTCAATTAGCTGTTAGCTCTGTTATCCTCCTCTCTTGCGACCGCTGTCAATTAATATGTATATTAATTTCAACTGTTGTTTTCCGTCATACTTAACGCGCAAGTCTTTTTGTGTTCGCTGTAATTTTGCTGTGTTTTGTTTGTTTTCCTATCCAATTCATATGTGTATGTATGCCGACCtacaaaggctgtgtttagttcaacgcaaagtttaaattttggttgaaattagagatgatgtgactgaaaagttgtgtgtgtatgacaggttgatgtgatggaaaaggactgaagtttagatccaaactttagatctaaacacagccaaattAAGATGCGC
The Oryza glaberrima chromosome 8, OglaRS2, whole genome shotgun sequence DNA segment above includes these coding regions:
- the LOC127783378 gene encoding BTB/POZ and MATH domain-containing protein 2-like — encoded protein: MSVSRCCSRNKHGLHELLYIYLTPEISTLTAARDYYYGDRICSPPPPPPPPPPPPPLTTTTTTTERAMDYFTGTGTIVVSDDSLYAAFGYGDPFGFAPRARPPIRSLPFAAGGYQWCLWFHPTTFAGFFGFGVELLTAGAKARASFEFGPVDAASHNVIVRMPPFLFDHPHHPMVIMVWPKAMLAEEATLFVRDHAVVFRVDVTVVPDEPLPPDAGVGDDDVLPPSDMLAQLGNFYDTKEGADVTFSVDGELFAAHRVILAMRSPVFRAAVYGEMRESGRGGGPIAIDDMRPDVFDALLRYIYTDALPAAADDDDMEATWSDLLVAADRYGVERLKLICERALRGRLDAGNVADMLVLADRQHCETLKDACIEFMATSGKMEEVKASQGYVQLRTSCPLLLVEVLEKSSKFCKP